One Salvia splendens isolate huo1 chromosome 1, SspV2, whole genome shotgun sequence genomic window, GTGTGTTTCTCAATATTCTTTTGTATCCATTAACATAATGGATCATGGATTCTGTTTTTTAATCTGAAGTGGACATATCTGTATATCTATGAATTTATGTTATATATGCATATTCATTCTTGTTAGGCTATTAGTATGTAGCCATGCCACGGATACTTGATACAATTCAACATGTATCTGAAGATTGCATGGTGGAAGACGAATTCATAGCtgactaatttttttttcttgtgatatatgttttgtttttttacttttatcttTTACTGCATTTCAGGTAATACACAAATCACATATATAAAAAGTGTCCAGAAAAAGCACCTACTCTATGCAGAGAAGTAAAATTATGTGGAGGTATGTAACTTTTGTTTTTGCTGCTCATTGTCTTTTGCTTGTTTTATTAGTATCAATGATTGTTCTACACCTTATCTATCATTTATCCTTAAACTGTTACAAGATGCATTGTGAATATTTTATAACCTTCTAGCTTTAATAGTGAACGCTTATATATTGTGTGCACAATGGTTTCTTTCTACAAACTTTTCCTCTACTTCTGGGAAATGAGGTGAAAAATGAAAGATATATTCACTtgtcatcttattttatttactcattTGATTGATTTTTTCAATAAACTACTGTCTACTGTATTGAGTTGATTGATGAAAAATGCAATATCTTTTAGCAGGAAATGGTATGCTTATCTAAGCAACCTGGACAGATATTTCCCAAAATATTGTAAATGTGATGGGAATGAAAAAGTGTTTTTTAGTTCAGAAAATTTATCCAGTGAATTTTTAAGCAAGTATATTTTCAATATGTTCTATTGTGGTTCATAAAATGTGGTTTTTCATGGCAAATAAAATGCATCTTTTACAAGCTAAGATCTTGAGGTTTATGCATTTTACATTAAAGCTCCTGCTGTATATAGAATGCAAATGACTGTTAAGTTAAAGGAAAGTTCTTGATCACATGCTTCACAGTTGGTCATTATCAGATTACTTTACGCATGAAGTACGTTCTTCACACCTTCGCAGTATCAATTGGTTACAACTATAACCAGTGTTTGGCTTGCTTTTAAAGATATTCTGACTTTTCAGATGCATATCTTGACACACATAAAGGTATCTATCCTCCTAATGAAGGTTCCCTCAACAAGTTATCGAGTAACATTTTCACAAGTTTTTCTTCTCATTGTTGAGGCGAAATGTTTGCAAAGTTAAACTGAAAAAAAGAAATGcctacatatttcaaaatagaaCACATGGCTAGATATTCAGATTCAACCAGAAAAGCGTGAAGGTTAGGGAATTTATTCACTAATGAAAATCCAGGATTTGATATTTACATATAATCGCCAAGGCGGAACTGGGAATTGTTTTTGTGTCGAGTGGCCGGCATTCAGTTTCCCTGAAAGGAATTCTTCTAATTTGCGATCTTCATAGAATGTTAAGTGGCTCTTATTATAGTTGGATTCCTCAATCAGTGGTAGGAAATTTCTTGAAATTCTTGTCATGTTAGGATTAGTATAATTTCTCATTTCCTTTTGTTGTGTGTCAACTATAgttaagagtatatatttatgtttCTTCATATATTCTCTAATTATTCAGATAGACTTTATATGGTAGGTAGATCCTTTTATTTCAGGATTCGACTAGTttccactttctctctctatatatgaGTCTTTCTAGTTGTGCAATATACATAGACCATCGTTTCTCCAATATATGTATTCCTGTTGATTTTATGCATTTCTTTCCATTTCACAATGTATGTTTTCCTTATTGTCACGATTTGTCTTTTCCGATTGATTGTAATCTATAATACGAAAAAACACATATACTAAAAATTACTTGGCAATAAGtattaaattaagaaaaaatagcCGTTGCGTTGTCTGCTTGTGAAATCTCCTTAATACAAATTTTAAACTCATAGAATTTGTGTTTTCCTTTCTGGATTTTAAAAACCCTTCTTGGATTGTTATATACTAACATTACTGTGAGGCACCTATATAAGAGAACCGTTCCCTTTCATCTTAAGGTCTTCAAATCGCGTTCTATCAAGTGTTCACTTCTTTAGCTTGAGACCTTTCATTTTTAAAAGATTATATTCCAAGTATTTTCATATCAAAGAGATCAACTTTCATTCTGATTCATCCTTTTGAGGtaatatatgaatataattcTTGTCTTCTAATCGATTCTTTCTTTCGATGATTCAATGAATGTTAGGTTCAATTGTATCTGCATACAAGATATAGGTATAATTAATTGGATGATATTATCTGTTCTTATGGATCATGTGTTGACTGGCATTCCTGATTTGAAATGGTTGAATGAAGTTGTGAAGTTAATTTAAATGCGTTTGATGGAATTTTCTTCAGTGCAAAGAATTGCTATATGTGAAGCTATATAGAAACCAGAATTTTAGTATTGTTGTGCATTTCCTTTTTCAGGCAAGTAGAAAGATTCAATGCCAAACATGATGTACATGACTATTTTCATTGCTGGTTTTTCTAGACATGAGGGATTAATATATGATAGAAACAGATATCAGATTATGTCCAAACTTTTGAGCTATATTTCAATAATGTTCCAGCATTTGATAAATTACAAATTGATACCAATCTTTCATCATTTTCACAATTATCTCCTGAATTCCACATGGCACTCCGGTCTGAAATGTAAATGCATGAGTCACATGCATCCAATGGTGTGTCATGTGAGATTTCAGGTCCACGGTAAGGTTCTGGGTTTCAAATATGCAATGACTGCAGAATTGGATAGTTTATTATTTAGAAGTAAAAAACAATGATCGGATAaaactttatttttaatatacttatTCTTCTAGGATGGTGTTACAGCAGCACAACACACCAAACTTGGCTCCTTAGCAGCTACAACAGTTTAGGTTCCCCGAAAAGAATGTGTAATTCTATATCCTTCTCCTTTGCATGCCCTTATTCCATCCTAATACTTGATATGTCATGTGCCAGAAGTGATCCAAGAAGTCTTGAGATCTTCTCTAGAAGGAGTTTTCCCACAGTTAATTTGGGAAGGGAAGGTGCATTAAGCATAATTATAGTTCGAAATGGCTGAAGAAGTTCCAAGGACAACGAATAATCAAGCTTTGAGGCGGATGTCTTCAGATCAAGAGGATTGGGATTCAATGAAGCGAAACAAGAGAGGAAAAAGCTCTTTTCTGAAGCCACAAGATTCTAGTTTGTCGATCTGCAAAAATCCTGCATGTGAAGCAACACAATCCACTGTTCCCGGGTTTTGCAAGAGGTGCTGTTGCTGTATTTGTTGTCAATTTAACAATATGGACCCAAGCCTTTGTTTGAAATGCACACCTGAGTCTGGACCAGAAGGTTCCTGTGGCTCTTCCTGTCATGTTGAGTGTGCTCTCCGACATGGGATGGTCAGGAATGGCTCCTATACTTGTGCTACATGTGGTAAAGTTTCCTCAATAATTGGGTAAGATTTTCTGTATCAATGTTTTCTTAAAGTAACATAACTTTTCTCATTCCATCTTTGTATCTCATTCCACCATACCAGTCACATCCTGGGCCTTGGTCATAGTTGTAGCAGTCTTACTAGTAGGAGCTATCTTTGGTGGGGAAACCACAGAAGTTTTCTCACTTATGTCTTTCTGTTTCACTCTTGCCTTTTTGTGTGTGCGCCGTGCGTGTCAAATAAGTGCACATGAAATCACAGTTAGCTCATATTTGTGCGTGAAAACTACAATTATGTGCATGGTCGTCTTCTTAACAGTAGGTCTGGTAACTAAGTACATtattagttatttatttttattgttccaAGAATCATCATTGTGCTTCATAAATAACTTACCTTTCTGGAACTTGACTTTATGATTTGTAATTAGCTTATCTCCATATTTGGAATTTTGTAATCTTAATGGTCAGACTACTTTCTCTTGCACCTAACTTGTTTTGTGACTTCACACTTACCATATACCGGGCTTCTTGATCTGAATGACTTGCAGATTCTGGAAGAAGCAGTTAAAGATAGCTATGGATTCCAAGCATGTTGATATCCTGTGCTATAGGATATTCTTGAATTATAGGCTCCTCAAGGGTACATCCAGGTTTTGTGAGCTCCGCAAGTTCATTGAAGATATGAAGACCGCGTtagagaaggagttcggtccaCTCAGTGAAGCAGCGGTCAAGTTTTCCCGTGCACGCACTGGAAGACTTAACAGTTCTGTGCAAGCTCTGTGTATGCTTGCTATTCA contains:
- the LOC121750598 gene encoding VIN3-like protein 1 isoform X1 encodes the protein MAEEVPRTTNNQALRRMSSDQEDWDSMKRNKRGKSSFLKPQDSSLSICKNPACEATQSTVPGFCKRCCCCICCQFNNMDPSLCLKCTPESGPEGSCGSSCHVECALRHGMVRNGSYTCATCGKVSSIIGFWKKQLKIAMDSKHVDILCYRIFLNYRLLKGTSRFCELRKFIEDMKTALEKEFGPLSEAAVKFSRARTGRLNSSVQALCMLAIQKAEELQTSNSTSLLNLSAEGSVSNSVHQYKNRADAKSDSREKLVQKRGKEPQSGEKCMGVGGVDAKTLQVRLQLPDLNEEFQESGTKTSIAAVEKREGLDEDFENIVRIIRGLEQGGHVSMEFRLKFLTWFSLKARENERRVVRTFMTTMLDDPSGLAGQLVDTFSAIIFCN
- the LOC121750598 gene encoding VIN3-like protein 1 isoform X2; this encodes MAEEVPRTTNNQALRRMSSDQEDWDSMKRNKRGKSSFLKPQDSSLSICKNPACEATQSTVPGFCKRCCCCICCQFNNMDPSLCLKCTPESGPEGSCGSSCHVECALRHGMVRNGSYTCATCGKVSSIIGFWKKQLKIAMDSKHVDILCYRIFLNYRLLKGTSRFCELRKFIEDMKTALEKEFGPLSEAAVKFSRARTGRLNSSVQALCMLAIQKAEELQTSNSTSLLNLSEGSVSNSVHQYKNRADAKSDSREKLVQKRGKEPQSGEKCMGVGGVDAKTLQVRLQLPDLNEEFQESGTKTSIAAVEKREGLDEDFENIVRIIRGLEQGGHVSMEFRLKFLTWFSLKARENERRVVRTFMTTMLDDPSGLAGQLVDTFSAIIFCN